CGTAATCAAACGAAGTAGGAGTACTACAACAAGCCGCAGAACACTCCAACAGGTGTGCAATTTCAGTAAAGCACATGTGTCATATTTTTCCCTTGCAATCTCGGCCAGTCAACATCATATGTGTATGTTACTACTTTAGAAAAGCTGGTCATGCAACCTGTAGACTTGCCAAAAGAGGAACGAAGCTGTTCATCCAAATTTACCACTAGTACAACCAACCAACGACGCACATTAACCTAAGCATGCACCTTAATTAACCTGTGCCCTATGCACTTGGATCTTTAGCACTATTGTTCCTGTCCACGCAAGATGTACAAACTGCACTGCATGCTGCGTCTCACTTGTCGGCGCGGTGGCTGACGGAAGATGGGGATGCGTCATCGGCGGTGCGGAGCCTCCACGCGAAGAGGTAGTCTCTGGCCTCGCAGTGCAGCCGGGTGACGTCGCACGCCGCGTGGACGGAAGCCCGTTCGCCGCCGCGCAGCTCCCACTCGATCTTGGCCGCGCACGAGAACCCGCCGTTTTGGGACTCCGGCATCATCGCCGCGGCCGGCACCACCAGCGCCACCTCGCCGCTGATCCTcctggacgccgccgcggcggctaATGCGCTCAGCCACGCGCACTCTGGCGCGCCCACCATCTTCTTGTAGGCGTCGTTGACGAGGCGGACGCGGTTGCTCGAGTCGGACACCAACGCCGGGAGCGCGTCGgcctccagcgccgcctccacctcctgcGCCGTCTTGGACGATGCCGCGTAGGTGTTGTCGTTGTtggttccggcgacggcgcagaCGGGCTCGAGGATGTGGACGGTGGAGCCCAAGGGCCGGACGGCCCGTGGAGAGATCACCTTGGGCTCCAGCAGCTTCCGCAGCAGGTCGCGTTCCACGGGCACGTCCCTGTTGTCATCTTCTTCGGGCGCCGGCATCTCGGTCGAGAGCCTCGTCAGGTTGCCAGCGCTCGCGGGCGCCAAGGACAGGCATGCACTGCCGGCCCTCATGGCCGTGGACACGACGGCGTCGGTGGGCGCCGCGCAcccgagcggcggcgccgggtacggcaccaccgccgtcctcttcctcctggccgcggcggcatgcggcggcgggggcaccGGCGGCGCGACGCTCGGGCGGCCGCGCTTCCGCGCACGGTACGGCCTGGCCTGCAGGTGGGACAGCACGCGGctggtgccggcgccggcgccgccgatcGGCTGCTGCGTCGGCATGGCGGAAGGCGGCTTGGGCGCGATGGGGCGGAACCTTGCGAGGATCTCGTTGGCCTTGACGGCCATGTCCGCCGGCTGCACCAAGGCCATGGCGAGCGGTCGAGCTGCAGATCGAACGGATCCAGTCGCCCAGAGCAGTTCACGGAGACCGAGCACGGCCGTTTGGTGTGGTCGGGTTGCAGTGGCCGTCGCGGGGTTAAGAAGGCGGGGGCGGCCAATCGGATGCCCGCAGAGGGAGGGGGCACGTGGGAGCGAGGGGCGGGGTACGTGGGCGAGCGGGCAGGACGGGGACGACACGTAGGCGGAGGCGAGTCGCGGGGGCGCGCAGCCTGCTGCATTGGAGAGGGTGCAGCCATGCGCCGCGGCTTCCAGTGGCGTCCGGTCCAGCCAGGCCAGTGAGAGGGGCGTCAGGCGTGTGACGGAATGGGGCGAGGCACGAGTGCCAACTTTGCGTTGCGTGCGAGCCGTAAACGCCTTTTTTTTGCCGCTACGGCTCGTTCGTTCCATCGCGCACTCgggttcgccgccgcccacaGGTCCCAACCCGGTCGTCCCCCGTGGCGCGTCCCGGCGCGGGTACTGGACTCTTTGGTAGGTTTCGATGGCAGGAACTGCGACATTGGCCGCCAGTTAACCGGCTACTCCATCGGCggtgacattttttttaaacttagGCCGTGGCAAGTTAATCAGGGAATCACATCTCAAGCGCTGGCAGTCGTGGAGAATGGTACTAGCAGTGGACTGCCATGTTTGGCATAGCAGCCTCCCTCACCAACAACCAACGCCGAAACCGCTTAAGCTAGATAGAGTTGGATATACATCTCCACGCTTGCTGATGATCATAATGTGTAGACTTTACATATACATACAAATCAGCGTGACTAATCAGGATATCATCATCTAACTCTATCGTCCAACCAACCGAGATAAGAATTGGTGACGTACACTCTTGAGGACATGGCACATGGAAAGACTGCACATTACGTGTTCCTCAAAAAAGGACTGCACATTACGTGCGCTCGCGCGCGTACGTCGAACGCACCGTCTAATTCCTAGCCAGATTGAACTTTAGATTTATTACTGCTGCTAGTACGTGTATACCCATAGTAACCGGCTCAACCGCACAAGTAGGTGCAGGAGTAACCGGAGCGAGCATGGGTCTACGTGGTATGTAGAATTAGAAACAAAAGATGCAATATTTGTTCCCAGGGTGGACCAAAATCAACCAAATTTATCACAAAATCAATATGAAGAAACTTTTTATGGCTGTCTACACGTAGTCAAAAATTCTTTCTTGATTCTCTGTTGCAAAACATGTCTGCAGTTGAGCGATTCCCTGAAACTATAATCATGACTATAATACTCCAAGGTGAGTAAATAAGTACTTATTCGTCCAAGGTGCTGCATCAAATCATTTACATGTTCGGTGGACACCCTGGATACTGTGACAATAGTAATCTCCTagattcttgactcaaatttgttcaaatatgaatgtatctatttcttaaaaagcgtccagatacatgtaatatttcgacaacaatttaggatcggagtgagtacacCATTGGAATGCGATTAAATTCATTTAACAGAGAAAATTCATTTAATAGaggagattcgttggcggacCACCGGGGGAGTTTTGCCATGGTCGATTTCACCCACCATGGGAAAACACACACGAGAAGGATTGagccgccaccaccgctgcGCTAGCCCTACCATCCGTAGCTACCGTGCAACCCCGCCGCCTCACCCTATCCTAGCCGCTACTGGCGTTCGCCGCCATCTATGCCATCCCTCTTATGCCCGAGAGGCACCATCTCCATGAGTGTCGACCAACCCCCCTAAACTCTAAACTTAGCAGTTGGACTTACCCCGATGGGGCTTATCACCGTCCTGATGCGATCTCTGCCTCATCTCTGTCGTCGCCTCCGCTTTGGCTTAGTCACCGTCTCACCATCGCTAGCGTCACCGTGGCTGGCCGCGGCGTCGCCATCTCCGGTTCTGAGCCCGAATCGCCTGCGATGTTGTTGCGAGCCTGCCGCGGCTTTGCTGGCTCCTGCTAGCGTTGAATCGTGAGAAagatgggggggggggataaAAGGCGAGGTAGTGataaaaagaagataaaacGATAAGGAAGTGAGAGAGGGTGGGCCCATGTCAAATATGTATCTAAAATCGACCACGCCGCACACGGCATTTAATACGCCTTAAGCCTGAAGCAATTTGCTGCCGGTTGATGAGAAAATCAACCTAGCTAGGAaggaaaaagaccaaaacTTTCTTTTTGTCGGTAAAATGCACTCGCAATCTTATAACTATTGGAAGTGTGGCATGTTGGTCCTAATTTTATAAAATTCCATATTTGGGTCGTAGTTTAATTTAAGTCGCACATCACCGGTCCTAAATGCTTTGGACAACACTGACCGATCAAGTGAAGCTTTGACTGCCGTCACGTTGCTAAGGTCGTTAGGTGGGAGATTTCCCGCCATTCAAATGTTGTGGAAAATTGTAAATATGTCATTATAAATAACGGTCTTCTCTTCTATGCTCCTCTTTATTACTCTGCGACTGATCCTCATCATCTTACTATGCTGTCTCCTCACTGTCCTTCAACGCTCGCGGGATCTCGAACCCTAAAATAGTCTTGGAGATTGCTTGTCTCCACATCTGGTTGAACCGGGAATTTTGTTGACAGGCCTTTGAAAGACGCAAGTATTTTGGCCTATTTGCATAATTTATACCACCGGTTAGTTAGTCAACGTGGCAGTTGAAGTGCCAACAGGACGGTCAACGGCTCGTCGATCACGATTAGGACCAACTATGTACAACTTAGGTTAAACAAAGATCATATAGTAGAATTACTGAAGACTGCTGTTGGTTTGATTTTCCTCTTTCccgataaaaaaaagactGCTGTTGGAGAGAGGCCGCTAGCTTCGCCTGTCCCATCCGCCTATTGGGGGAGCAGACGCTACCATAGCCCAAGAACCCAACCCTAGTGGATTCGGCCTCACTACGTGACCTACCGCCGC
This is a stretch of genomic DNA from Brachypodium distachyon strain Bd21 chromosome 1, Brachypodium_distachyon_v3.0, whole genome shotgun sequence. It encodes these proteins:
- the LOC100841082 gene encoding uncharacterized protein LOC100841082, with translation MALVQPADMAVKANEILARFRPIAPKPPSAMPTQQPIGGAGAGTSRVLSHLQARPYRARKRGRPSVAPPVPPPPHAAAARRKRTAVVPYPAPPLGCAAPTDAVVSTAMRAGSACLSLAPASAGNLTRLSTEMPAPEEDDNRDVPVERDLLRKLLEPKVISPRAVRPLGSTVHILEPVCAVAGTNNDNTYAASSKTAQEVEAALEADALPALVSDSSNRVRLVNDAYKKMVGAPECAWLSALAAAAASRRISGEVALVVPAAAMMPESQNGGFSCAAKIEWELRGGERASVHAACDVTRLHCEARDYLFAWRLRTADDASPSSVSHRADK